tttttttttttgtatcagttTCTCACTGCAGTACTTCAAGTCGCCTGTTGGGTAGATGTGGCGGAACCAAAGTACGCATTCTCATCGGAGGTACTTGCGCTAAATTCGATGCCATGCATCGATCTAGCATCAAATTTTCCTTTGTTCAGCCGTGCATCCATCCAACCATCCTTTGTACAGTAGTTGTATCATCACCGATATCTATTTTTGTAGGGATCATTGCCGGAGCTTCTTCAGTGGCCGGCCTGGCTTTCATCTGCTACTGCATAAAGAAACGCTCCAGATCTTTGAAAAACCGGTTAATAATAAAGCGTCTAATCTCTGAAGTAGCAGGCAACTCCAGTGTCCCATTCTATTCATACAAAGAAATCGAGAGAGCAACTAATGGCTTCTCAGAAAAACAACAGCTGGGAACTGGTGCATTTGGCACGGTTTATGCAGGAAAACTCTACAACCAAGAGTCAGTCGCAATTAAAAAGATAAGATATCGTGATCATGAGAGTGTCGAACAAGTAATGAATGAGATCAAGCTTCTGTCCTCTGTGAGCCATCCGGGTTTACTCCGTCTTTTAGGATTCTGCATCGACAATGGAGTGCAGATTCTCGTTTATGAGTACATGCCGAATGGGACTTTATCTCAGCATCTACAGAGAGAAAGGGGCACTGTACTTCCATGGACTGTTCGCCTCACCATTGCTGCTGAAACAGCTCATGCAATTGCCTACCTTCACTCGGCCATGAATCCTCCAATATACCACAGAGACATAAAATCAAGTAATATACTCCTAGACTACAATTTCAAGTCGAGAGTAGCAGATTTTGGGCTATCAAGATTCGGCATGGTGGATGATTCCCACATTTCCACGGCCCCCCAAGGAACTCCTGGCTATGTCGATCCTCAGTATCATCAGAACTTCCATTTATCAGATAAAAGTGATGTCTATAGTTTTGGTGTTGTCCTTGTTGAGATAATCTCGGCAATGAAGGTAGTGGATTTTACCCGGCCTCACAGTGAGATTAATTTGGCTGCACTAGCAGTAGACAAAATTGGAAAAGGTCGTGTTGATGATATAATAGATCCATATCTCGAACCAAATAGAGATGCTTGGACCCTTTCATCTGTACATAAAGTGGCCGAAATAGCATTTAGATGTCTTGCTTATCACCGGGACATGAGGCCTTCCATGATGGAGGTGGCAGATGAGCTAGAGCAGATTCGGATAAGTAGTTGGGCGCCGTTGGACGAGAATATACACATGGGATCATCAGTCGCCTCGTCATGCTCATCACCCTACCATGGGAGTGAGAGATCTTTTAAAGCTTCAGCAACATTCAAGAAAACCCGGGTGCCGAGTAGGAGGCTGATTGTCCTGCAGAGAGAAGCAGAAGATGTGAAGGACTGTTCCCCAGTTTCTGTACAAGATTGCTGGTTGAGTAGCCCGAGCTCCCCCTCAACCAACACCTTATTGGCCAATGTCGTCCAGTAATTATATAATTGCATATTTTAGCCGTCATTGTGTTATTTGTGAGCTGAGTGGGGCAGTCCAAAGAGCAGAATGACTCGTGAATCCAATCGAGATATGCAGAACTACGATATATTTTGAAGAGGAGAAATGTATTGTCTTGCTCATGACGATGGTAGTCGAATTTTTTTGCCAAGTCTTTTAAAGTATAAATACAGAGGAAATGCTTTtccaattttcatttaaatcttGAAAGTTGGGCACATTTTGCAAGTGAAGTACATAGGCAGAATACAAAGTACAGATAAATTCTTACATAAATTTCCAAGAATCCAGAATTTTACAGTTAAGTTTCACTTAGGCAAAACTAATGATTTTAAATACAATCACAACATGAACAATAAAACAAGCACTTAACTCACGCTTTCTTAGCTTCCGGCCCCAAAATGGCGTTCACAATCGAAGAACCGATCACAAGTCCGAGCAGCTCCGCCACACACACCGCTCCAGCCTGCGCCAGATTGCTGGTCCTCACGGCCTGCTCGATCTCCTTCTCCGCCATCTCTAATTCCTTCTCCGCGACTTCAATCTCCTTCTCCGTGGCCTCTAACCCTTCCTTCACTATCAGCTCCGCCTCCTCCTCCACCTTACGCAGGCCTTTCCGGAGCCCGAACAGCGGTATATCCTGAGCTCTCGCGGGTATTTCCATCGCCGTCAATGCAGTGGTGGCGGCGAACAGAAGCAAGGACTGCCTCCTGGACGGAAGCGCCACCTGCGCATGCTTGCTAACGTGTACCTTCTAGGGAGTGGGGTGCGCGGGGGGGTATTTGTGCGGCGGCGTGCGAACTTCTGGTGGCCATGGATTTCGTCTCGAATCGATGGAGCTCCACGAAAACGTCATTCAACGGTCGTGATTTAGCGGGATTAGAGAGCAAAAAGACCAAAATGTCCACCATAAGCCTATGTTGGCAACTTGGAACTCTCATATTGTTAtacgtaaaaataataataataataataattttaaagctAAAGCTAGATAATATTAACGGGTAACAATTTCAGTTTGTACAACATGATTCTAAAACATCATTTGGTAAATGGATCGTGaaatcaaataacaaaaatgGATTACTCATGgataataaatcaaaatatagaTGATAGATATATAACTCTAATTGTTATAAAACTCGAGGTAGATTCTCATGAAAACAAAAATAGATAAGCAATCAATATGTTATCTGTATCTAATTAAAATGCATATAATCATGTAGGCACATGTTCGAAGCATGCATGTAGAGTGTGCTTCTTTTACAACATGCTCTAGTCTTTGATATTTTTCGATGATTTTAGAGTTTCATAACAAAGATGTTGTGTCTACGACGAAAACTCATCATCGTCTTATCAtgttttatttctattttaaatCTATGACAAAGAAAAGAGTTACCGACTTTCTTGGTCGCCCCCCTCACTGAACCAACTTGAATCTAAACTATGATTCAGATCAGATCAGTTCTTACCCATATTGgaattttttctatttaaaaaaaaacattggaTTTTCTGTTCGTGCCATATGTACCTCGTAGAACAAGTGGATAGAATATATTATTGGGCTGGGCCATAAGTTTTGATGTGATTTGCAAATTGGACATAATATATTAGTCAAATTATGGGTTGGGCCGCCCTCAACAATTTGACCCTAAAATCTCTGGTTGAATTAAATCCTCAGTACGTCGTCGTTTTGTCGAGGTTGCGCTTTTAATTACAAGGCTTTCGGTTTCAATTTGGCGCGGTGAGGTTTctcatttcttccatttgaaaCACAAAAGGAGCGAAAGGGTTTTCCAATATTCTCAAGCATGGTGGGAGAAGCCGCGAATTCTTCTGCCCAGGGTCCTGAGACTGACAAAAACCTCAATTCTGTGGAAGCTACCATCCAGTCTGGAGTCGATTTCGGCTGCGCCGAATCCACTTGCAATAACAGCAACAACGAGAGCAACGGAGAAAGCTCTGTTGTTGTGTGTGGTGTTGGGCGCTCGCTGGGATATGCGGTGGAGTTGATGGTGCGTGGCTCTAATGCTTTTGAGGAACGTGATTATGCTGAAGCCACTGATTGCTTCAGTCGTGCCCTAGAAATCAGGTGACCAGAACTGCAAGACTTATTGAGTCGTTTCACATTTCCTTTTGGTAGTTCTTGTGCTAGAAATTGTTGTATGTTCTAAAAATTGATTATGATATTGAAATTGCATTCAGGGTTGCACATTTTGGTGAACTTGCTCCTGAATGTGTCAGTGCTTACTATAAGTACGGACGCGCACTTTTGCGTAAAGCTCAAGAAGAGGTTGATCCATTGGCTTCTATGGCCAAAAAAGAGGGGGTCTCTCAGGAAGATTGTGATAAAGATGAAGAAGGAGCTGATCCGTTGGCTTCTATGGCCAAAAAAGAGGGGGTCTCTCAGGAAGATTGTGATGAAGATGGTTCTGTGAAAAGTTCTGTTAATGGTGGATCTTCTGCTACCTCAGTTTCTACTATTGAACAAGAAGGAAGCACCAATGGTCTGGATGAAGTGACAGGTTGAATTTAGTGTTTAAATCGTCTATATTCACCGATTATTGAAATGGTCATTTCATGGATAATGAGTGGGTAAACTGAAAATGATCGTTACAATCCACCTGATTATATGCATATTTCATTGTTTAATTGTTTAAACTTCATAATTATCCTCTTATCAAGGAACTGCAATATGTGTACACATTTTTTTTCAACATTATGCATGAAGAGAGGTTGTGTTGATGAGAAAGTGATGCTGAAGACCTCGCTGATGGTGATGAAAAACTTCATAATTATCCTCTTATCAAAGACACCGGCTGCCTCTGAATcaagagaacttgttccacCATCTTCTGATGCATCTCAGTCAGGTGATCTCATGGCTCACAAAGAATCTGAGATTGACACACTGACTGGTCTGTGTGATGAACTAGAAAAGAAGGTAAGAATTAATCAAATATCGACAATTCTTGGAGCAGCTTTGCCATTGTATTTACTTGTTTCCATATTGTAGCTAGAAGATCTTCAGCAGCTTGCTTTAAACCCAACATCGATCCTCTCAGGCATCTTAGGGATGATGTCCGCAAAAGCAAAGGTTTGTGAGAAAAGTGCAGTTTCAGTAGCAATGAACTCTTCTCAGATGGATACAGCCAACACTGTTGGAATCACGGAGTCTCCAACTGTTTCCACTGCTCATTCAAATAAAACTTCTGTTGTTACTCATCTGGGGGTTGTTGGAAGGAGTCAAGGGAGTGGTCATGAGCTCGACCACCGAGTCTGGGCCAACTAAGAAGCCTTCAATTGATCCATCATCAAATTATAGCGGTGGCAGTACCTCTTGAACCTTCAGTGCTGACCAAGGAGATGGTTTAATGGTCACCGGTAATGCTTTATCATTTACAAAAGTGGATCATGAAATATATGTGAATTTGAGTGTCACAAGTGTTCATTGTAGTTTGCTTTCTCTATCAACGTTAAGGCTGTTATAACCTCGTACTTTCTTGTGTAACCATAGTTTGCGATCTACTAGTTTACACTTTTACTGACCCATCGTCGAAAAGTGACCGATATTTGTACCTTCTGCTTATGATGGTTGTATGTATGACTGTAGTCCACACAGGCCAGAAGGTCAATAGTCGCAAGTGTCCCGTATCGATTTTATTGCATTGGTTAAACTCGAAAATGGTAAACCTGTTTATCTTTTAGTTGCTTACAATATAAAAAGAATTATAGTAATTGAACTTGAATGTTTTTGTTCTTTTATTCGACTCTAGTTATCCAGTCCTATGTTAGATATGCATAGAATGTTGTAAATTTAAGAGAAATATTTTgactgattttatttttttgagtgaATATTTTAACTGATTTTGAATGAATGGTGAGTGTATTTTACAGAATAAATGCATGATCATTATCACGTCTTACTCATgaacatttgaaaatttgaattttatattgaaagaatatttttgtatttaatacATTATATTGTTAGATACTACtttataattgtttttgttctatttattattgttattcaaATTGAAAGGTATTAGAGGTTTGTATATGGTTTTATATTGTACTTTTTAGGTAGATAAAATTATCTTGCCTTTTAATTTATTACAATACATatgatattgaaaaataatttatgataaatttaCTAATATACGAAAGTGTTTCAATCCTATTCGAATTTTATTATAAGAAatgttatttcaattttatccgAATTTGAATGATTATACTACTACTGGTACAAAATGAATGACTGAAGCTCTGGACAACGGTTTATGTGTTGGATTGTTAGTCAACTGGGCAACGTGACTTATGCCTGGAAAGTGAGTCCAATGAATAACGAGTTAAAACTCTTGTGTATTGTTCATATGAACAGTGTGGTTTTCGTACCTTGGCTCGTAATAATCAATTTTATGAATCTCGCTTGAGTAAGTGGGAAAAAATGATACACCAAATATTGGTGAGAGCCACCTCTTTAATCCACATTAATATATGTAATCAAATATATGATCGTTTGAATCGTTATAAATATATAAGAGCTCAGTTTATTCTCTTGCTAAATCTCTAAAGACTTGACTTCTATTttcttcttatttattttaaattcctgATACATGATTCCgaatatgataaaaattgagaaaatggATATGCTGGCTTAGCAAGACcatgatttttctttgaatttttattatctTTTATAAAATCAATGATTGTGCACATTTTCGCTatgatatgttaaaatgataatgACAATCTTATAATTTGGGGATCACAAGATATTATAAAacaacaaatttttaaataattgcagTTATCTCAATTTGAcacttatattttaattaactatttttaaaaatctcaTAAAAATTCATTCCCTAAagctttaaatatttttatgaactctttagtttttatataaatgttattttaaaaccaaacaatatctatttattaaaacaaaaaaaaaaatacagttgAATTTGTGGAATATTAAAAATGTAAGAGTGATTTCGTGGTTGATGTAAGAAGGAACGTGTAGTTTGGATTCGTTGGTTGCTGCGTATGTCGTTCAATAATCAATTTCTGACGAAAAGTCGCACACTTTCATGTTAGACTATAACTACTTTTGTTTCATCTTCTTTGGATTCACGTTCCCTAAAATGttctcaaaatatttattttttatatttatgtatgtatTTATATTTTGCAATACTTCTTctgttattttattaatatacttttatttaatttgagaatttttaattaactaaGTAATGTAAAATTAACAAACATTTTATATAAACTCATTATATAAGGGTGaaaccgatttttttttttaataattgataTTTTCAATGAATTTTTTAATCTCTGTGGAGAAAACAAACAACTTATATAATTggaacatacatatcataaagtaaaaaaaatcaattatatatcatgtcttttttattaaatgtgatttttttgtCTGTTTGTGTTTTGTTTTAATCGATTCGGTTTTTTGTCTCCGATATTCTATAAACTTGTAATTTGTTTATTTGGCTCGTGaactgtttttattttattttactcgTAGTTATCTCTCggatcttttattatttaaataaaatttgtatttgttttgctacaaaactcaaatatttatgcatctttattttaatgattcttattttgtttttgtttgtctCAAATTTACGTTTTGAAAAACatgcaataaatttttaaataaatgaaataatgATAAATTATGAAGTTGTATgtaaattttcttttctgatgTTTTTTTCTTACTTTGTGTGTTAAAAAACAAGTCTATAAAATTGAGATAGAGACAATAATACTTTAGGGGAGTATGCTTGACCTTGTGCAGGGTGCCaactttattattataataattatataacatTTTCACGGGGGTTCACTCACTCACTCACTCCTTCCCGTTACTAATAATTACAATTACTCAGCATTAGATTACCAATTTTAAGGGAATTGTGTTTGTTATTACTATACAAAAAATGAGGTTGGAGTGTGAGAATACCGTTTTGAAGTGCCAATAACAGATCTCTAATTGGTAAAATACAAATCAATATATGTATAACAAGCTTTCATATAGCTCTCGGTCTCCTCTTTACGCAGCAATTTTGAActcaaggaaaaaaatatcaGAGTGTGAATTTCGTGCCCTGTATTCAGAGAGTTATcggtgaagaagaagaagttagTTCCTGTTTTAGTGTTAACCACTCTTAACCAACTTATCTCTATTTAATCCATTGACTTCCAAGATTTTAGTCACAGCCGTTGGATGGATACTTAGCATCCTTGTGCAATCTAAGCCCTTCGATCATAATGAGTCAAATAATCCTCACAATTCTCCACCTATTTGGCTCATTTCAGTGGttctaacaagtggtatcagagccatggtcTAGATCGAGCCGTGTGGGTAGAATACTCGATACCTAAACGAAGGATGTGAGCGCTCCCGGTAAAAATCCTTTATTAAACTCTCGAGGTGGGTTATACTCCCAGTATTCATGTAAAGCGTGCGCTGCAACGCAGTGAAATGGAGTAACCTCGATTGGAGGACGAATAAGGCTTGAGGGGAGGCTCAGACCATGAGAATAATAGTGAAACTTCGTTTGAGGAGAGGATTGTTGGGATGCAACCAAAGTCCCACATTGGAAGATCTAGAGAAAGATCATGGGTTAATAaaagatggaatgatatctccATTGATATAAGGCCTTTTGGGTGGTTCCAAAAGCAAAACCATGAGGGTTAAAACCCAAAGTGGATAATATTATACTAGTGTGGAGATATCCGGATTTTATTGGTCCTAACAGTTTATgagggaaaaaaattaatattgctaatttttttttaaaaaaagtacatGATTACCAGTGATATTTGACGAAACCAAAATCTCAGGGAAGCAAAATCCATGTCAACGTGTGTGGGAGCAAACATCCGCAAAGATAACTGAGAttccatgtttaaatttttttaaaatttttgagtcCTGTGGGAGTGGGAGATTAAATTAGAGACAGGCCGGCAGAGAGTTAATGTGCATTTAAGGAAGTGTACGGTGAGTAGATGTTGAAATTAATGCCAAGAATCGAGATTCGAGTATCAACAAGTGTCATTCACGCTAATACATGTGAGCTAAAAGAGATTTGAATTTGGTTCACGGGGTATGTTTGACCAACCTAATTTCAAAAGCTCAGAGATTTCTTGTTGAGGTGTGTTCGTATTTAATAAGAGGCATATGGCAGTAGCAAGGTGTAAtatttgtattatatatatttatgaaaaataaattttattataattggaTCTCGGACGATAAAATTATATAAGGCATAGGTCAAAAGAAAGatctatattattaatatattattcaacttacaaaatctttaaattttaagagGCATGATCTCAATTGTTATGTGATATGTCCAACCTCAAAAGCAAAATGGACCGAACATGAAGTTTTGATGAGTTCAGGCTCATGAGATATACTAATCATGGATTTTTTATGCCCTAAAATAACGGAAAAAGAACACTAAAAAGACCTAACAACTCATGATGATTACGATCATAATTACAGCAAGAAAATGTTTCTTTCTTCATTTTGAAACCCAAAAAATGCTTCTTATAAAGtagaaataattcaaaaatcgCACTTTATATCTCAAAATCCAACCGCCCTTTTTTTCGATCTTTCCCATTCACTCTACAGTTCAGGCATAGAAAGTACAGGAAAAGAGGGAAGATTCTGGtatattaatttgattaaaaaaaaaaaaaaagcccacccccaaaaagaaaagaaatgaccAATCAATCCAAATTCGAAAACCCATGatttttgaactttaataatttACCTTTCTCGATTTCTGCTCAGAGCGACATTTGTCTGTTCCAaagtttcttgaatttcttcctcCATTCCTCCCTTCTCCCTTCAAGTACAAGCAAGTGAACTTCTCCCTTTTAGTTTTCCACAAACATAATCATTCCACGAGACCCAGAAACTCAGAAATTGAAGCTCATTTTTTAGTACTCATTGCACACGTAGTCAAGTCGAATACCCTTTACCTCTGCATGATTCTTGCTTGAATATGTTGAAGCCGGCATCAGAAACACCCGGTTCCAAAGGGCAGGCATGGTTGTTAGCTCAAACTCCCACACTCTGAACTcagatttctttattttctcgTTGCCTTTCCAAATCTTGCTTCTTGAATCTCTGCGCATTGGTTGCAGGTTTTGCACAACAGGGTTGCCCAGTGACGTCATAATCGAAGTTATTGACATGACTTTTCATCTTCACAAGGTCAAGTTTCCTCAAATACCTCAGAAGTGGTGTCATATGTTGAACACTTTCACTGATATTCTTGTTTTCTTGTGTTTTAAATCTGGATGAACCCAATTTTCAGTTCCCTCTGATGTCAAAAAGTAGGAAGCTTCACGACCTGATAACTGAAGAAGAGAAAAACCAACCAAGAATCACAAAAGTCCAAAACCCATATGAATCCAGCAAGAAAATTGACAGCGATAATCAAGAAGATCAAGACATTGAAGAGGACGAGGAAGAGTGTCACATCACCTTCCCAGATTTTCCCGGGGGTTCTGAATCTTTTGAGATAGCCGCGAAATTCTGTTACGGCGTGAAAATAGATCTCTCGGCCACCAATGCCGCCGCCCTCCGTTGTGCCGCTGACTACTTACAGATGACTGAAGACTTTTCGGCAGACAATCTCATTTCGAGAAGTGAGATTTTTCTGTCCCAATCTGTGTTCAAGAATATCAAACATTCTGTTAAAACGCTATCCTCTTGCGAGAAGCTGTTGCCGATGGCGGAAGATCTCGGCATTGTTTGGGGATGTATAGAGGCCATTGCCACCAAAGCCGCCGCCGTAGACCCTTCGCTGTTCGGCTGGCCGGTGAATGATGAGGCTGTAAGCAACATAGGGGTGCATGAAGCTAGAGGGAGTGCGAAATTCAGTAGAGGAGGAGGAGCAGCAGGTGGGGATTCATGGTTAGATGAGCTATGGCTTTTGAGTCTTCCGATTCTCAAGCGCTTGATTTTCGCCATGaaaaatttcaattcgagcTCGGAAATTATCGAGAGCTGTTTGATTTCCTACGCGAAAAAGTACATTCCCGGAAGCTCTCGCACAACGAATAAGCCATCGTCGTCTTCTAGGGTTCCAACAGAGAACGAGCAGAGAGAGCTTCTAGAGACGATTGTTTCTCATCTCCCTGCATATAAAACCTCGCACTCGAATCTATCGTTAAAAACGACGAGATTTTTGTTCGGATTGCTGCGAACTGCGTATATTTTGAATGCTTCGGGGGTTTGCAGATCAGCACTGGAGAAGATAATCGGATCACAACTAGAACGCGCCACCTTGGATGACTTGCTGATTCCGAGCTACTCGTACTTGAATGAAACGTTGTACGATGTCGATTGTGTGGAAAAGATTTTACGATATTTTCTTCAAGGAATTGGAGAGAGATCGGTAGATAGAATAGGTGGAGATGAGAGTGGTAATCACAGATCGGCGGCGTTAATTCTGGTGGGAAAGTTGCTAGACGGATACCTATCGGAAGTTTCTTCCGACTCTAATTTGAAGCCGGAGAAATTCTACGACCTTGCTGTTGCGCTGCCGGATCACGCCAGAATATTCGACGACGGACTTTATAGAGCCGTCGATGTTTATCTCAAGGTAAACAATAATATCAAATCAATCATCGAAACTACGTATTTCGATACTCAATCCAATGTTTTGCGAATTTATGCAGGCTCACCCATGGTTATCAGAAGCAGAGAGGGAGAAGATTTGCGGTGTGCTGGATTACCAGAAACTCACTCTAGAGGCGTGCACTCACGCAGCTCAGAACGAGCGTCTGCCTCTTAGGGCGGTGGTTCAGGTGCTGTTCTTCGAGCAGCTTCAGCTCCGCCATGCCATCGCAGGTACAAATCATATCACCGCCGACGCAGGAACCTCGGCGGAGTTGTCGCGGCCGTCCAGCGAGAACGGAGGAAGAGTGAAGGCAGTGGAGGACGACGCGGATGCGTCGGAGGCGATCTCGCCGGAGGAGAAACGGACGTGGAGAGCGGCGGTGAATGAGAACCAGCTGCTGCGCGTGCGCGTGAATAGCATGAGGACTCGGGTGCACGAGCTGGAGCGGGAGTACTGCACCATGAAGAAGACAATCGAGAAAATAGAGATGGTGGGCCCACAAAGACACGTGGGGAGAGGCAGTTGGCTGTCGAAATTCGGGTGCAAATTTAAGAGCCAGGTGTGCGATTCGCATGAACGCGCGGTGGCGGCGGAGACAAGGAAGGGCCGCAGCCACCCCCCGGCCGCCATGAATAATTGATTCAAATTTCTTCATTTGTTTAATTGTGTAAATACTTGTCATAGATTTCTTAATATCTTATTCTGTATGAaatattctgttttttttttatataaaaaaaatcgcatgctaattttaagttttgatttatttcaatttgTACAATcgacatttaaaaatgattgcGGCCTTTTTATTATCTAAATGTAAAAATCAAAATACTATAAAATAAGTCATAAAAagaaatttattattcaaacgaTGGATGAGTTTGTATAACTTATTTTAGCAACACCGACTCACCGAGAGATGATAATCCAGAACAAAATTATGTTGATCGAGATGAGAATTGGATAATATTTTCGGTGTTGAAGCCGACCCGACAACAAGGCGATTTGGTTTAGGTTAGAAGCTGCGAGTAGAAAGAAGTGGCACCACATTTACatatgtaaataaatcaagTC
This window of the Primulina huaijiensis isolate GDHJ02 chromosome 3, ASM1229523v2, whole genome shotgun sequence genome carries:
- the LOC140974396 gene encoding wall-associated receptor kinase-like 14, with the translated sequence MSLRFFPIVICLVLSVLAQFSSSIRINSTGCDHSCGKTRVPYPFGFSDGCEIRLKCSSKSGKAMIGDFLVQNLTSDQILVSVPAMCHRPIKKLSQLFGENFAPTLYNGLLVENCSSSLNDCVVPGRLIQSGVSFESCNRGNDLHNISCYSEGIEDASQFLDYEKVLRTGNCTVLLSSVTVHMIGGFVAGNGSSAVSLEFQTTELGWWVAGNCSCHPNATCTPVSNREERKGFRCECAEGYTGDGFAGGVGCRKVSHCSTSSRLLGRCGGTKVRILIGGIIAGASSVAGLAFICYCIKKRSRSLKNRLIIKRLISEVAGNSSVPFYSYKEIERATNGFSEKQQLGTGAFGTVYAGKLYNQESVAIKKIRYRDHESVEQVMNEIKLLSSVSHPGLLRLLGFCIDNGVQILVYEYMPNGTLSQHLQRERGTVLPWTVRLTIAAETAHAIAYLHSAMNPPIYHRDIKSSNILLDYNFKSRVADFGLSRFGMVDDSHISTAPQGTPGYVDPQYHQNFHLSDKSDVYSFGVVLVEIISAMKVVDFTRPHSEINLAALAVDKIGKGRVDDIIDPYLEPNRDAWTLSSVHKVAEIAFRCLAYHRDMRPSMMEVADELEQIRISSWAPLDENIHMGSSVASSCSSPYHGSERSFKASATFKKTRVPSRRLIVLQREAEDVKDCSPVSVQDCWLSSPSSPSTNTLLANVVQ
- the LOC140974397 gene encoding BTB/POZ domain-containing protein At5g66560-like isoform X1, with the protein product MVVSSNSHTLNSDFFIFSLPFQILLLESLRIGCRFCTTGLPSDVIIEVIDMTFHLHKFPLMSKSRKLHDLITEEEKNQPRITKVQNPYESSKKIDSDNQEDQDIEEDEEECHITFPDFPGGSESFEIAAKFCYGVKIDLSATNAAALRCAADYLQMTEDFSADNLISRSEIFLSQSVFKNIKHSVKTLSSCEKLLPMAEDLGIVWGCIEAIATKAAAVDPSLFGWPVNDEAVSNIGVHEARGSAKFSRGGGAAGGDSWLDELWLLSLPILKRLIFAMKNFNSSSEIIESCLISYAKKYIPGSSRTTNKPSSSSRVPTENEQRELLETIVSHLPAYKTSHSNLSLKTTRFLFGLLRTAYILNASGVCRSALEKIIGSQLERATLDDLLIPSYSYLNETLYDVDCVEKILRYFLQGIGERSVDRIGGDESGNHRSAALILVGKLLDGYLSEVSSDSNLKPEKFYDLAVALPDHARIFDDGLYRAVDVYLKAHPWLSEAEREKICGVLDYQKLTLEACTHAAQNERLPLRAVVQVLFFEQLQLRHAIAGTNHITADAGTSAELSRPSSENGGRVKAVEDDADASEAISPEEKRTWRAAVNENQLLRVRVNSMRTRVHELEREYCTMKKTIEKIEMVGPQRHVGRGSWLSKFGCKFKSQVCDSHERAVAAETRKGRSHPPAAMNN
- the LOC140972375 gene encoding uncharacterized protein, giving the protein MVGEAANSSAQGPETDKNLNSVEATIQSGVDFGCAESTCNNSNNESNGESSVVVCGVGRSLGYAVELMVRGSNAFEERDYAEATDCFSRALEIRVAHFGELAPECVSAYYKYGRALLRKAQEEVDPLASMAKKEGVSQEDCDKDEEGADPLASMAKKEGVSQEDCDEDGSVKSSVNGGSSATSVSTIEQEGSTNGLDEVTG
- the LOC140974397 gene encoding BTB/POZ domain-containing protein At5g66560-like isoform X2, producing the protein MLKPASETPGSKGQAWFCTTGLPSDVIIEVIDMTFHLHKFPLMSKSRKLHDLITEEEKNQPRITKVQNPYESSKKIDSDNQEDQDIEEDEEECHITFPDFPGGSESFEIAAKFCYGVKIDLSATNAAALRCAADYLQMTEDFSADNLISRSEIFLSQSVFKNIKHSVKTLSSCEKLLPMAEDLGIVWGCIEAIATKAAAVDPSLFGWPVNDEAVSNIGVHEARGSAKFSRGGGAAGGDSWLDELWLLSLPILKRLIFAMKNFNSSSEIIESCLISYAKKYIPGSSRTTNKPSSSSRVPTENEQRELLETIVSHLPAYKTSHSNLSLKTTRFLFGLLRTAYILNASGVCRSALEKIIGSQLERATLDDLLIPSYSYLNETLYDVDCVEKILRYFLQGIGERSVDRIGGDESGNHRSAALILVGKLLDGYLSEVSSDSNLKPEKFYDLAVALPDHARIFDDGLYRAVDVYLKAHPWLSEAEREKICGVLDYQKLTLEACTHAAQNERLPLRAVVQVLFFEQLQLRHAIAGTNHITADAGTSAELSRPSSENGGRVKAVEDDADASEAISPEEKRTWRAAVNENQLLRVRVNSMRTRVHELEREYCTMKKTIEKIEMVGPQRHVGRGSWLSKFGCKFKSQVCDSHERAVAAETRKGRSHPPAAMNN